From Pseudoalteromonas viridis, the proteins below share one genomic window:
- the fliN gene encoding flagellar motor switch protein FliN, which produces MSDDQDTMDEWAAALAEAEEADQDGAEAEVAELEELQDSGANLSADEKRKLDTILDIPVTISMEVGRSKINIRNLLQLNQGSVVELDRVAGEPLDVLVNGTLIAHGEVVVVNDKFGIRLTDVISQVERIKKLR; this is translated from the coding sequence ATGAGCGATGATCAAGATACAATGGACGAATGGGCGGCTGCACTCGCAGAGGCTGAGGAAGCTGACCAGGACGGTGCTGAAGCCGAAGTTGCAGAACTGGAAGAGTTACAGGACAGTGGCGCTAATCTGAGTGCGGATGAAAAGCGCAAACTCGATACAATTTTAGATATCCCGGTCACCATTTCGATGGAGGTGGGCCGCTCTAAAATTAATATCCGTAATTTACTCCAGTTAAACCAGGGGTCCGTTGTTGAGCTGGACAGGGTTGCCGGTGAACCTCTGGACGTATTGGTTAACGGCACTTTGATTGCGCACGGCGAAGTGGTTGTTGTAAACGATAAGTTTGGTATTCGCCTGACTGACGTGATCAGCCAAGTCGAACGCATCAAGAAGCTTCGCTAG
- the flhA gene encoding flagellar biosynthesis protein FlhA: MDFKAVLQQINRDKKEYAKGIGTPVLVLAALGMVVLPMPPFLLDILFSFNIALALVVLLVTVYTMKPLEFGMFPSVLLIATILRLALNVASTRVVLLEGHNGGDAAGKVIEAFGSVVIGGNYAVGLVVFLILIIINFVVITKGAGRISEVSARFTLDAMPGKQMAIDADLNAGFISADEARARREEVTREADFYGSMDGASKFVKGDAIAGIVILAINIIGGLFVGMVQHDLTFGRAMEVYTLLTIGDGLVAQLPSLLLSIGTAIVVTRQNESHNMGEQMTQQLGNEKSLSIAAGILIVMGLVPGMPHVAFLGLGGLIGFLAYYQHQQKIKAQEQEAEESKGGAVASQQQEQKELGWDDVQPVDVIGLEVGYRLIPLVDQSQGGELLNRIKGVRKKLSQELGFLVPPVHIRDNLELDPNAYRITLMGVGSGDGELKHGDELAINPGQVFGPINGVATKDPAFGLEAVWIKPEQKDEAHSLGYTVVDASTVVATHISQLLTNNASLLLGHEEVQNLLDMLAKSHPRLVEGLVPDVLPLTTIVKVLQNLLNEGVAIRDMRSIVQTLVEYGPRSQDPDVLTAAVRISLRRLIVQDAVGGAEEIPVITLAPELEQMLHKSLQNAGDEGAGIEPGLAERLQGSLREAHQTQEMLGEPSILLTSGMLRSVLSRFVKHTIPGLRVMSYQEVPDERQIKIVSSVGQ; the protein is encoded by the coding sequence ATGGATTTTAAAGCGGTTTTACAACAGATTAATCGAGATAAAAAAGAGTACGCCAAAGGCATTGGTACGCCAGTGTTGGTACTGGCGGCATTGGGCATGGTGGTATTACCCATGCCACCTTTCCTGCTTGATATCTTGTTCTCGTTCAATATTGCCCTGGCATTGGTTGTATTGCTAGTTACGGTCTACACCATGAAGCCGCTTGAATTTGGCATGTTTCCTTCAGTATTGCTGATAGCGACAATCTTGCGATTGGCACTTAACGTTGCCAGTACCCGGGTAGTACTACTGGAAGGTCACAACGGCGGAGACGCAGCCGGTAAGGTGATCGAGGCGTTTGGCTCCGTTGTAATTGGTGGTAACTATGCGGTAGGTTTGGTCGTCTTCCTGATCCTCATCATTATCAACTTTGTGGTTATCACCAAAGGTGCCGGTCGTATCTCCGAAGTATCAGCCCGTTTTACCCTGGACGCGATGCCTGGTAAACAAATGGCAATTGACGCAGATCTGAATGCCGGCTTCATTTCGGCAGACGAAGCCAGAGCAAGGCGTGAAGAAGTTACCCGTGAAGCTGACTTTTACGGTTCAATGGATGGTGCCAGTAAATTCGTAAAAGGCGATGCGATAGCGGGGATTGTGATCCTGGCAATTAACATTATTGGTGGCTTATTTGTAGGCATGGTACAGCACGATCTAACGTTTGGCAGAGCGATGGAAGTGTATACCTTGCTGACCATAGGTGATGGTCTGGTTGCTCAGCTTCCTTCGCTGTTGCTGTCTATTGGTACTGCGATTGTTGTGACCCGTCAGAATGAGTCACACAATATGGGTGAGCAAATGACCCAGCAACTGGGCAATGAGAAGTCCTTGTCTATTGCAGCCGGGATTCTGATTGTGATGGGGCTCGTACCTGGCATGCCGCATGTTGCTTTCCTGGGTCTGGGCGGACTCATTGGCTTTTTGGCTTACTACCAACACCAGCAAAAGATTAAAGCACAAGAGCAGGAAGCAGAAGAATCAAAAGGCGGCGCCGTTGCTTCTCAGCAGCAGGAACAAAAAGAGCTTGGCTGGGACGATGTACAGCCGGTTGATGTAATTGGTCTGGAAGTAGGCTACCGCCTCATCCCCTTGGTTGATCAGTCCCAGGGGGGAGAGCTATTGAATCGTATTAAAGGGGTACGTAAGAAGCTGTCACAGGAGCTTGGCTTCCTCGTACCACCGGTTCATATTCGCGATAACCTGGAGCTTGACCCGAATGCCTATCGCATTACCCTAATGGGGGTGGGCTCCGGTGATGGTGAGCTGAAGCACGGCGATGAACTGGCTATCAATCCAGGCCAGGTGTTTGGACCAATCAATGGTGTGGCGACCAAAGATCCAGCATTTGGCTTGGAAGCAGTATGGATCAAACCCGAACAAAAAGATGAAGCACACTCTTTGGGATACACCGTTGTGGATGCATCTACTGTGGTAGCTACGCACATCAGTCAGTTATTGACTAACAATGCTTCTTTGTTGCTGGGCCATGAAGAAGTACAGAACCTGCTGGATATGCTGGCCAAGAGTCACCCTCGTCTGGTTGAAGGCTTAGTGCCAGATGTCCTGCCTCTTACAACCATAGTAAAAGTGCTGCAAAACCTGCTCAACGAGGGCGTGGCAATTCGTGATATGCGCTCGATTGTACAAACCCTGGTGGAGTATGGACCACGTAGTCAGGACCCCGATGTACTAACCGCTGCAGTACGTATTTCACTGCGTCGACTCATCGTTCAGGATGCCGTTGGCGGGGCTGAAGAAATCCCTGTCATAACATTGGCGCCCGAGTTGGAACAGATGTTGCATAAATCACTTCAGAACGCAGGTGATGAGGGGGCAGGCATAGAGCCAGGCCTTGCAGAGCGGCTTCAAGGTTCATTAAGAGAAGCCCATCAAACGCAAGAAATGCTCGGCGAGCCGTCCATCTTATTAACCTCAGGTATGTTAAGAAGTGTGCTGTCACGATTTGTAAAACACACCATCCCGGGACTCAGAGTGATGTCGTATCAGGAAGTACCGGATGAGAGACAAATTAAGATAGTGAGCTCAGTTGGACAGTAG
- the fliM gene encoding flagellar motor switch protein FliM, which yields MSDLLSQDEIDALLHGVDEVEEEEVPDSDDGGTSNALQYDFSSQDRIVRGRMPTLEIVNERFARHMRISLFNMMRRTAEVSINGVQMLKFGEYIHTLFVPTSLNMVRFRPLKGTGLITMEARLVFILVDNFFGGDGRYHAKIEGREFTPTERRIVQMLLKIIFEDYKEAWAPVMDVSFEYLDSEVNPAMANIVSPTEVVVISSFHIELDGGGGDFHISLPYSMLEPIRELLDAGVQSDTEDTDLRWSKALRDEIMDVEVELSTQLLEVDLSLEQIMQLKAGDIIPVEMPEHITVFVEELPTFRAKMGRSRDNVALQISEKIKRPESVKSELHVFTKGGKKLDSDAELAELEEDLHLSEGVDLDW from the coding sequence GTGAGCGACTTATTATCACAAGACGAAATCGACGCCTTATTGCATGGCGTCGATGAAGTCGAAGAAGAAGAGGTTCCGGATAGTGACGATGGCGGGACCAGTAACGCCTTACAATACGACTTTTCGTCGCAGGACCGAATCGTCCGTGGTCGCATGCCAACGTTGGAAATCGTTAATGAACGATTCGCCCGGCATATGCGGATCAGTCTGTTCAATATGATGCGTCGTACCGCTGAAGTGTCAATCAATGGCGTACAAATGCTCAAGTTTGGCGAGTACATCCATACTTTGTTTGTACCGACCAGTTTGAACATGGTGCGTTTTCGCCCGCTGAAGGGCACAGGGTTAATCACCATGGAAGCCCGTTTGGTGTTTATTTTGGTAGATAACTTCTTCGGTGGTGATGGCCGTTATCACGCGAAAATTGAAGGACGTGAATTTACGCCAACTGAGCGACGTATTGTTCAAATGCTGCTCAAGATTATCTTTGAAGATTACAAAGAAGCCTGGGCGCCGGTTATGGATGTGTCTTTTGAATACCTGGATTCAGAAGTGAACCCTGCGATGGCCAATATAGTGTCACCGACCGAGGTTGTGGTAATAAGCTCATTCCACATTGAGCTGGACGGCGGGGGCGGAGACTTCCATATTTCCCTACCTTACTCGATGCTCGAACCCATCCGTGAACTGCTCGACGCCGGTGTTCAATCAGATACGGAAGATACGGATCTGCGTTGGAGTAAGGCACTGCGCGACGAAATTATGGATGTTGAAGTTGAACTGTCTACACAGTTACTGGAAGTCGACTTGTCTCTGGAGCAGATCATGCAGTTGAAAGCGGGTGATATTATCCCCGTTGAAATGCCTGAGCATATCACTGTGTTTGTGGAAGAGCTGCCGACGTTTCGGGCTAAAATGGGGCGCTCCCGCGATAATGTGGCGCTGCAGATCAGTGAGAAGATTAAACGCCCTGAATCAGTTAAGTCTGAGCTTCACGTCTTTACAAAGGGCGGCAAGAAGCTGGACTCGGATGCCGAATTGGCAGAATTAGAAGAAGATCTGCACCTGTCTGAAGGTGTGGATTTGGATTGGTGA
- the flhB gene encoding flagellar biosynthesis protein FlhB, giving the protein MAEDSGQERTEEPTDKKISDARKKGQVARSKELGTTFVLIFSAVALLLYGPDIAKGLYNMMGRMFTLNRNETYDTTKMFSVWGDAFSEIIFPLSMFVLIIMVAGVIGNTLLGGFNFSWQAAAPKASKMSPMKGIKRMFGPQAAIELVKSILKFVLVAGFAILLIKVFFYEILHLSIEQIPGSILHSLEILAWMFLALSCTMIIISAIDAPYQSYNHHKQLKMTLQEVKDEYKNSEGDPQIKARIRRTQREMSQRRMMQEVPDADVVVTNPTHYSVALKYDTEKAGAPMVIAKGVDELAMQIRKIAKGNEVPIVESPVLTRSLYHTTEVGDQIPQQLFTAVAQVLAYVFQLKKFNKGRGKRPVALKKDLPIPDELKH; this is encoded by the coding sequence ATGGCGGAAGATTCTGGTCAGGAACGCACGGAAGAACCCACAGATAAAAAAATTTCAGATGCCCGAAAAAAAGGACAGGTTGCGCGTTCAAAAGAACTAGGCACGACATTTGTGCTCATTTTCTCGGCTGTTGCTTTATTGCTATACGGACCGGACATTGCTAAAGGCTTGTATAACATGATGGGCCGCATGTTTACACTGAACCGCAATGAGACCTACGACACCACTAAAATGTTTTCTGTCTGGGGGGATGCCTTTTCCGAAATCATTTTTCCGCTCAGTATGTTCGTTCTGATCATCATGGTTGCCGGGGTCATTGGCAATACGTTGTTAGGCGGTTTCAATTTTAGCTGGCAAGCTGCAGCACCAAAAGCCAGTAAGATGTCACCAATGAAAGGCATCAAACGCATGTTTGGGCCTCAGGCGGCTATAGAATTGGTCAAGTCAATCCTTAAATTTGTGCTGGTGGCCGGTTTTGCAATATTACTGATCAAGGTATTTTTTTATGAGATTCTGCACCTGAGTATCGAGCAAATCCCTGGCAGCATTCTGCATTCTCTGGAAATTCTGGCCTGGATGTTTTTGGCACTGAGCTGCACGATGATCATTATTTCAGCCATTGATGCACCCTATCAGAGCTATAATCATCACAAACAGCTCAAGATGACGCTACAAGAAGTAAAAGACGAGTACAAGAACTCCGAAGGTGATCCCCAGATCAAAGCGCGCATTCGGCGCACACAGCGTGAGATGTCGCAGCGACGCATGATGCAAGAAGTGCCTGATGCAGATGTGGTCGTAACCAACCCAACCCACTATTCTGTGGCCCTCAAATATGACACTGAAAAAGCAGGGGCACCTATGGTCATAGCGAAAGGCGTTGATGAACTGGCCATGCAGATCCGTAAAATAGCCAAAGGTAATGAAGTCCCGATTGTTGAGTCACCCGTTTTGACTCGCTCTTTGTACCACACCACTGAGGTAGGCGACCAAATTCCACAACAGCTGTTTACCGCCGTGGCGCAAGTACTGGCTTACGTATTCCAGCTGAAAAAGTTCAACAAAGGGCGAGGTAAGCGTCCGGTTGCACTGAAAAAAGACCTGCCGATCCCCGATGAACTAAAACACTAA
- the fliO gene encoding flagellar biosynthetic protein FliO has product MSVLMFSSVAAAQPPSGLSSELLSVGLSLALVLVAIIGLALLVKRFNPTLGNSQDFKVIRSLPLGSKERLLVIEIDDKQHLLGVTPHSINYLYQLESPLEVTPTAPFAKELSRLMSGANNNKK; this is encoded by the coding sequence ATGAGTGTATTAATGTTCTCCAGTGTGGCTGCTGCGCAGCCACCAAGCGGGCTCAGTAGTGAACTATTATCGGTTGGCCTGTCTCTGGCGTTAGTGTTGGTGGCGATCATAGGTTTGGCATTGCTGGTTAAGCGCTTTAATCCTACTCTGGGCAACAGCCAGGATTTTAAGGTGATCCGCAGCTTGCCACTGGGCAGCAAAGAGCGATTACTGGTCATTGAAATTGATGACAAACAGCATTTGCTCGGCGTGACCCCGCACAGTATTAATTATTTATACCAGTTAGAGTCGCCGCTCGAGGTGACACCCACAGCGCCTTTTGCCAAAGAACTCAGCCGTTTAATGTCTGGCGCAAATAACAATAAGAAATAA
- the fliQ gene encoding flagellar biosynthesis protein FliQ: MEPEVFVDILSDSLFIVIKLVTAIVLPGLMIGLVVAVFQAATSINEQTLSFLPRLIITIVALIFGGHWMTQVLMDFFNQLVLQIPEIAG, translated from the coding sequence ATGGAACCAGAAGTTTTTGTCGACATCCTCAGTGACTCGCTGTTTATCGTTATCAAACTGGTTACAGCGATTGTACTTCCCGGTTTAATGATAGGTTTGGTAGTTGCGGTTTTCCAGGCCGCAACGTCAATTAACGAGCAGACTCTGAGCTTTTTGCCCAGGCTCATCATCACCATCGTGGCATTGATTTTCGGTGGCCACTGGATGACTCAGGTGCTGATGGATTTCTTTAACCAGCTGGTACTTCAGATCCCTGAAATAGCGGGGTAG
- the fliR gene encoding flagellar biosynthetic protein FliR, translated as MEYPLPIIIQWLSDYMLPFVRISSMIMIMAGLGAQSVPSRVKLALSIVVTVAVAPAVPQTQFTDLFSFAMILVVIHEIIVGVAIGFASVLLLNTFIVAGQILAMQTGLGFASVVDPANGLSVPAVGQFYLILATLLFFVFNGHLMMINMVVYSFQTWPIDGSWWVVDNYWLIVTWGSWLFATALALSLAPLTAMLLINLSFGIMTRAAPQMNIFSVGFAFTMVAGLMIIWMTMGNFIIQYEFQWLKMTELMCNLIGCTV; from the coding sequence ATGGAGTATCCTCTTCCAATTATTATACAGTGGCTGAGCGACTACATGTTGCCATTTGTCCGGATCAGCTCAATGATAATGATTATGGCCGGCTTGGGGGCACAAAGTGTGCCATCCAGGGTGAAGCTTGCCCTGTCGATTGTGGTAACTGTGGCGGTTGCACCTGCTGTCCCCCAGACTCAGTTTACTGACCTATTTTCTTTTGCCATGATTTTAGTCGTGATACACGAAATCATAGTCGGGGTTGCCATCGGCTTCGCCTCGGTATTGTTACTCAATACTTTTATTGTTGCAGGGCAGATCTTGGCAATGCAAACAGGGCTGGGCTTTGCTTCGGTGGTCGACCCCGCTAATGGTCTGAGTGTGCCAGCCGTTGGTCAGTTCTATCTGATCCTGGCGACCTTATTGTTTTTTGTTTTTAATGGCCACCTGATGATGATCAACATGGTGGTCTATAGTTTCCAGACTTGGCCCATTGATGGCAGCTGGTGGGTGGTTGACAACTACTGGCTGATAGTCACTTGGGGTAGCTGGTTATTTGCCACAGCATTGGCGTTGTCCTTGGCACCTTTAACAGCCATGCTGTTGATTAATCTGTCATTTGGCATTATGACCCGCGCCGCACCGCAGATGAATATTTTCTCGGTCGGGTTTGCGTTTACCATGGTGGCGGGTTTAATGATCATCTGGATGACGATGGGGAACTTTATTATTCAGTACGAGTTCCAGTGGCTGAAAATGACAGAGCTGATGTGCAACCTGATTGGTTGTACGGTGTAA
- the fliP gene encoding flagellar type III secretion system pore protein FliP (The bacterial flagellar biogenesis protein FliP forms a type III secretion system (T3SS)-type pore required for flagellar assembly.), which produces MVRILLLISIFFFASNAFADGIEALSVTTNPDGSQEYSVTLQVLAIMTALSFIPAAVIMMTSFTRIIVVLAILRQAIGLQQSPSNQVLVGMSLFLTFFIMAPIFNQINDRAVQPYLNEELTSIQALQEAKEPIKAFMLSQTRIKDLETFAKIAGYDKLDSPEDTPFVVIIPAFVTSELQTAFIIGFMFFIPFLIVDLVVASVLMAMGMMMLSPMIVALPFKIMLFVLVDGWSLIMGTLARSFGLGV; this is translated from the coding sequence ATGGTCCGAATTCTTCTTCTCATCAGTATATTCTTCTTTGCATCAAATGCCTTTGCTGACGGTATTGAGGCTTTGAGCGTAACAACTAATCCGGATGGCTCTCAGGAATACTCTGTAACCTTGCAAGTATTGGCCATCATGACAGCACTGAGCTTTATCCCCGCTGCTGTAATTATGATGACCTCGTTTACGCGCATCATCGTGGTACTGGCGATATTGCGTCAGGCAATTGGCTTGCAGCAATCGCCGTCAAATCAAGTTTTGGTGGGTATGTCGCTGTTTCTGACCTTTTTTATTATGGCGCCAATATTCAATCAGATTAACGACCGCGCAGTGCAACCTTATTTGAACGAAGAATTGACCTCGATACAGGCATTGCAAGAAGCCAAAGAGCCTATCAAAGCCTTTATGCTTTCCCAGACCCGGATAAAGGATTTGGAAACATTCGCCAAGATAGCCGGTTACGACAAACTGGATAGCCCCGAAGATACTCCGTTTGTGGTGATAATTCCGGCCTTTGTTACCAGCGAATTGCAGACCGCTTTTATCATTGGCTTTATGTTTTTTATCCCCTTCCTGATAGTTGACCTGGTGGTTGCCAGTGTCTTGATGGCAATGGGTATGATGATGCTCTCACCCATGATTGTGGCTTTACCCTTTAAGATTATGCTGTTTGTGTTGGTTGATGGCTGGTCTTTGATCATGGGCACGCTGGCGCGAAGCTTTGGCTTAGGAGTGTGA
- a CDS encoding MinD/ParA family protein, giving the protein MINTVLDQASGLRRMNQKNNHSVKVIAVTGGKGGVGKTNVSLNTAIALGQQGNRVLVLDADLGLANCDVMLGLRVEKNLSHVLSGECELDEILVEGPAGIRIVPATSGSQSMVELTPAEHAGLIRAFSELSSEFDILIVDTAAGISDMVLSFSRAAQDVLVVVCDEPTSITDAYALIKVLSREHGVYKFKIVANMVRSLREGQELFAKLSKVTDRFLDVALELVATIPFDENMRKSSRRQKTIVELFPNSPAAVAFRGLASKAVKWPIPHQPSGHLEFFIEQLVNG; this is encoded by the coding sequence ATGATTAATACAGTTTTAGATCAAGCAAGTGGCCTGCGGAGAATGAACCAGAAAAATAACCACAGTGTAAAAGTAATCGCAGTGACTGGTGGTAAAGGTGGAGTAGGTAAAACCAATGTATCCCTCAACACTGCCATCGCGTTAGGACAGCAGGGTAATCGGGTCTTGGTGCTTGATGCTGACTTAGGTTTGGCTAACTGTGACGTTATGCTGGGCTTAAGGGTAGAGAAAAATTTATCGCATGTATTGTCTGGCGAATGTGAACTAGACGAAATACTGGTTGAGGGCCCGGCTGGGATCCGTATCGTTCCGGCAACTTCAGGGTCGCAGAGCATGGTCGAGTTGACACCTGCTGAACACGCCGGCTTAATCCGCGCATTTAGCGAGCTGAGTAGCGAATTTGACATCTTAATCGTCGATACTGCGGCAGGTATCTCTGATATGGTTTTAAGCTTCTCACGTGCTGCCCAGGATGTTTTGGTTGTGGTGTGTGATGAGCCAACCTCCATCACCGATGCCTATGCACTGATCAAAGTCTTGAGCCGTGAGCATGGCGTATACAAATTCAAGATTGTCGCCAATATGGTGCGCAGTCTACGTGAAGGGCAAGAGCTGTTTGCCAAGCTTTCAAAGGTAACCGACCGCTTTTTGGACGTTGCTTTAGAGTTGGTTGCCACGATCCCATTTGACGAAAACATGCGTAAGTCATCGCGCCGTCAAAAAACCATCGTTGAGCTTTTCCCAAATTCACCTGCTGCCGTGGCATTCAGAGGCCTGGCCAGCAAAGCTGTCAAGTGGCCCATTCCCCATCAACCTTCAGGTCATTTGGAATTCTTTATTGAGCAATTGGTAAACGGTTAA
- the flhF gene encoding flagellar biosynthesis protein FlhF, whose product MKIKRFFAKDMRTALKEVKEELGADAVIMSNKKLADGVEIVAAVDNDRTPAPQVAQPAPQQAAPRQAAPQQSAQTGYGQPARMVRPQPRRPEPQKQAQVADSLEALLERQAPRPKSPELASMFSQSGINTDDMFGAQSRKEAPAKAAPQSTRQPRFEASSHDFDGRETASSWEFGDDLDQGFGDEPAAQKKVNEDEMSSMRDEMNAIRQLLEFQLSGLMNQEMARRDPTRACLVDRLKGMGIGAEVAEQMACFIPDDVSRKEAWNALLNMVVNQMHTTNNDILRQGGVYAMVGPTGVGKTTTVAKLAALGAQKYGADNVALITTDTYRIGAYEQLATYGRIIGCPVKQVKDANELAEVLYHLRNKRLILIDTAGMSQRDLRLTEQLNTLMRSSRVDIRSYLVLSATAQMHVLQETVNHFKKVNLSGCIFTKLDESLSLGEIISIAIQNRLPIGYLTNGQRVPEDIRVANAQKLVKKAEQLYLKRTKAQHSRRVPVASQTVGMYD is encoded by the coding sequence ATGAAAATTAAACGTTTTTTTGCAAAAGATATGCGTACGGCTTTGAAAGAAGTGAAAGAAGAGCTAGGTGCAGACGCGGTGATCATGTCGAATAAAAAACTGGCTGACGGCGTAGAAATTGTTGCTGCGGTAGATAATGACCGTACACCTGCACCTCAAGTCGCGCAGCCCGCTCCTCAGCAAGCCGCGCCTCGTCAGGCGGCGCCGCAGCAAAGTGCGCAAACTGGTTACGGCCAGCCTGCAAGAATGGTCCGTCCTCAGCCACGTCGCCCGGAGCCACAAAAACAGGCTCAGGTTGCTGACAGCCTGGAAGCCTTGCTTGAGCGTCAAGCCCCTCGTCCTAAGTCGCCCGAGCTTGCTTCAATGTTTTCTCAGTCTGGTATTAACACCGATGATATGTTTGGTGCGCAGTCGCGCAAAGAAGCACCAGCTAAAGCGGCGCCTCAGAGCACTCGTCAGCCTCGTTTTGAGGCATCAAGTCATGATTTTGACGGCCGTGAAACCGCTTCTTCCTGGGAGTTTGGTGACGACCTGGATCAGGGTTTCGGTGATGAGCCAGCCGCGCAGAAAAAAGTCAACGAAGATGAAATGTCTTCCATGCGCGATGAGATGAATGCTATCCGCCAGCTGCTGGAGTTTCAGCTGTCCGGACTGATGAATCAGGAAATGGCGCGTCGTGACCCCACTCGTGCTTGTCTGGTTGACCGTCTTAAAGGCATGGGCATTGGCGCTGAAGTGGCTGAGCAAATGGCGTGCTTTATTCCTGATGACGTGTCTCGTAAAGAAGCATGGAATGCACTGCTTAACATGGTCGTGAATCAAATGCACACAACCAACAACGACATTTTGCGCCAGGGGGGCGTGTATGCCATGGTTGGGCCAACAGGGGTTGGTAAAACCACCACAGTTGCAAAATTAGCAGCGCTGGGTGCACAAAAATATGGTGCTGATAATGTGGCACTGATCACTACAGATACCTACCGTATCGGTGCTTATGAGCAACTGGCAACCTATGGTCGGATCATCGGCTGTCCTGTCAAACAAGTAAAAGATGCTAATGAACTTGCCGAGGTTCTTTATCATTTACGTAATAAGCGTCTAATATTAATAGACACGGCAGGTATGAGTCAGCGTGATTTACGCCTGACAGAGCAATTAAACACGCTGATGCGTAGCAGCCGTGTTGACATTCGCAGCTACCTGGTATTAAGTGCGACTGCACAAATGCATGTACTGCAAGAAACCGTCAACCACTTCAAAAAAGTCAATTTAAGTGGTTGTATTTTTACAAAACTTGATGAAAGTCTAAGTTTAGGTGAGATAATTAGCATAGCGATTCAAAATCGTCTGCCAATAGGGTATCTTACCAATGGTCAGCGAGTGCCTGAAGACATTCGCGTGGCAAACGCTCAGAAGTTAGTCAAAAAGGCTGAGCAATTGTATTTAAAGAGAACAAAAGCACAACATTCGCGACGTGTACCAGTGGCGTCCCAGACAGTAGGAATGTATGATTAA
- the fliL gene encoding flagellar basal body-associated protein FliL — MAEESDLEIEETGGSKKKLIIIIAAVVVVLAAVAGYFLFAGSDEAPESLAEETTEQQVQASQQNAAQTGSALYVAMPRPFVFNVPGASRDRIVQIKVQLLVRGDVNEEVAKKHIPLIEGTLLSVFSTTTADELSTSAGKETLRLSALDKVQAAMESVEGSKVVERVLFTGFVMQ, encoded by the coding sequence ATGGCAGAAGAAAGCGATTTAGAAATAGAAGAAACCGGTGGCTCGAAGAAAAAGTTGATCATTATAATTGCCGCTGTGGTTGTTGTTTTAGCTGCAGTTGCAGGCTACTTTTTATTTGCAGGGTCAGATGAAGCCCCAGAATCGCTGGCAGAAGAAACAACTGAACAGCAAGTGCAGGCTTCGCAGCAAAACGCCGCCCAAACTGGTAGTGCGTTGTATGTTGCTATGCCTCGCCCTTTTGTGTTTAACGTGCCAGGCGCGAGTCGCGACCGCATAGTGCAAATTAAAGTACAGCTACTGGTGCGGGGCGACGTCAACGAAGAGGTGGCCAAAAAGCATATTCCTCTGATTGAGGGCACCCTGTTAAGTGTGTTTTCCACCACAACCGCTGATGAATTGAGTACCAGTGCAGGTAAAGAGACCTTACGTCTGAGCGCGCTGGATAAAGTGCAGGCCGCAATGGAAAGCGTTGAGGGCAGCAAGGTAGTTGAACGCGTGTTATTTACCGGTTTTGTAATGCAGTAG